The proteins below come from a single Ovis aries strain OAR_USU_Benz2616 breed Rambouillet chromosome 18, ARS-UI_Ramb_v3.0, whole genome shotgun sequence genomic window:
- the LOC114109056 gene encoding LOW QUALITY PROTEIN: exocyst complex component 3-like protein 4 (The sequence of the model RefSeq protein was modified relative to this genomic sequence to represent the inferred CDS: inserted 1 base in 1 codon), which produces MESLNRDSSSVPGKDTVNIHRWDGGLKPVTAAFSKEVETPGPLWQRTEGAELKALRDGLQGFLENFKSDATPGIWQPAHLQTLCQKKGFPGQQRWAAVLYEGQRGEDRWNQGPSHSLPCGLQGLDKPPVAWASPLQPDPTPVQCWDIQGKGWTSSSGPLSSALSRSASTGRKPCGRRAPGRPRGGRRCPRLARLLAELGALVRRDLQKVQREVHPAYAAAGFPAWEAYLRAFHGAVAGRLQELAHDARGFEQLYVLLDWAANVYSSPDFLGSQDQALPSEPLLPLLALDFWARLEDDYTSFPETKIASCFDGILQLEQSRWAAAEAPEKLQGLXHTPLSFDVCMLVAEHVKAAGAISAELEATMLGICARALGLFLHRFEKAFLESGAVSEPHVCASINACEELRTHLLAKFPESFGELEKALGAAARAFQKRLLQGLQGAVQLLFRALCTKAWLTQDLLQPLMDKVVAFSGLLEHMAPPLAQETLQQVHRYVVREYLAQALRPRERLRGVDRRSGSQKMGLEVQAISSTFQGLGSQATWLGQAIPYVADILGETYKGDIRRHLETLIRSYPDIRRDHVLAILALRRLGRRRNQHFLRHAQAVLRAAAKAGGSGAAGGRMLLQEIELGTGVDVLVTCI; this is translated from the exons ATGGAGTCACTGAACCGGGACTCCAGTTCAGTGCCTGGCAAGGACACAGTCAACATTCACCGCTGGGACGGCGGCTTGAAGCCTGTGACAGCAGCCTTCAGTAAGGAGGTGGAGACGCCGGGGCCTCTTTGGCAGAGGACTGAGGGAGCGGAGCTGAAGGCCCTGCGGGATGGGCTGCAAG GCTTCCTGGAGAACTTCAAGTCTGATGCCACTCCTGGCATCTGGCAGCCTGCCCATCTTCAGACCCTCTGCCAGAAGAAAGGGTTCCCTGGGCAGCAACGCTGGGCTGCTG TCCTCTACGAGGGGCAGCGGGGAGAAGATCGATGG AACCAAGGCCCCTCCCACAGCCTTCCCTGTGGGCTACAAGGCCTCGATAAGCCCCCGGTGGCCTGGGCCAGCCCCTTGCAGCCTGACCCCACCCCCGTCCAGTGCTGGGACATCCAAGGAAAGGGGTGGACGTCCTCCTCGGGGCCGTTGAGCTCCGCTTTGAGCAGAAGCGCCAGTACTGGGAGGAAGCCCTGCGGCAGGAGGGCgccagggaggcccaggggcGGCCGACGCTGTCCCCGTTTGGCGCGGCTCCTGGCCGAGCTCGGCGCTTTGGTTCGCCGCGACCTGCAGAAGGTGCAGCGGGAGGTGCACCCCGCTTACGCGGCCGCCGGCTTCCCGGCGTGGGAGGCCTACCTGCGTGCCTTCCACGGCGCGGTGGCCGGGCGCCTCCAGGAGCTCGCGCACGACGCCCGCGGCTTCGAGCAGCTCTACGTGCTGCTGGACTGGGCCGCCAACGTCTACAGCAG TCCTGATTTCCTGGGCTCCCAGGACCAGGCTCTGCCCTCGGAGCCACTGCTCCCGCTCCTGGCACTGGACTTCTGGGCCCGACTGGAAGACGACTACACCAGCTTCCCGGAG ACCAAGATCGCGAGCTGCTTCGATGGCATCCTGCAGCTGGAGCAGAGTCGCTGGGCGGCTGCGGAGGCCCCCGAAAAGCTGCAGGGCC TGCACACGCCGCTGTCCTTCGACGTCTGCATG CTCGTGGCGGAGCACGTGAAGGCGGCCGGCGCCATCTCCGCAGAACTGGAGGCCACCATGTTGGGGATCTGCGCGCGGGCGTTGGGGCTCTTCCTGCACAG GTTCGAAAAGGCTTTTCTGGAATCAGGGGCGGTGAGCGAGCCTCACGTGTGCGCCAGCATCAATGCCTGCGAGGAGCTCAG gaCTCACCTTCTGGCCAAGTTCCCAGAGAGCTTTGGAGAGCTGGAGAAGGCCCTGGGGGCTGCCGCCCGAGCCTTTCAGAAGCGGCTGCTCCAGGGCTTGCAGGGCGCTGTGCAG CTGCTGTTCAGGGCCCTGTGCACCAAGGCCTGGCTGACCCAGGACCTGCTGCAGCCCCTCATGGACAAGGTGGTGGCCTTCTCGGGCCTCCTCGAGCACATGGCCCCACCCCTGGCCCAG GAGACTCTGCAGCAGGTGCACCGCTACGTTGTCCGCGAGTACCTGGCGCAGGCGCTGCGACCCCGCGAGCGGCTCCGGGGTGTGGACCGCCGGAGCGGCTCCCAGAAGATGGGCCTCGAGGTGCAGGCCATCAGCAGCACCTTCCAGGGCTTG GGCTCCCAGGCCACGTGGCTGGGCCAAGCTATCCCATACGTGGCTGACATACTGGGCGAGACTTACAAAGGCGACATCAGGCGGCACCTGGAGACGCTCATCAGAAGCTACCCGGACATCAG GCGGGACCACGTGCTGGCCATCCTGGCACTGCGCCGACTGGGCCGCCGTCGGAACCAGCACTTCCTGCGCCACGCCCAGGCTGTGCTGAGGGCTGCCGCCAAGGCGGGCGGCTCCGGGGCCGCCGGGGGCCGCATGCTCCTCCAGGAGATCGAGTTGGGCACCGGCGTGGACGTGCTGGTCACCTGCATCTAG